The sequence TTGTACAGACAGGGCATGGAAATCTATGTTCTGAAACCCTGAATTATCCATGGCAGAACACTGTTCAGATCACGTGCATAAAGTTTCGAAGTACTTCATGTCTGCAGTTTGAGGAACATGAGATCCCACACAGTGGCAAAGAATGGAGGAAAATGAGCTCAAGTAGGGGACATGGAAAGCTGAAGAACTGAATGCAAATCATGCAGTTTGGTTTACTGAACTATGGACATGGACCAAAGAAGGATAGCATCAAACTCCCATAATTCTTCTTTTTGGGCCCCTTATCTTACTGGCATCTGAGCTGGTCTTTATAAATGCTACTGAATGATGATAGATCGATCGAATTGATGAGTTGctaattttatcattttataGATTTAACGGTGAATAGTTTTTTCGCGAATTTGCAAAGCGCGTATCTTTTGTATTAAGATCGATGGTGAATAGTTGGCACATGGCAGCTGGAGTACGGATATAATTTGAGAATGGTACTCTTTGTTCTTCGGGCAAATTCAAATCCAGAGAActttcttgatttgttttttttttcgccggacAACTTTCTTGATTTGGTATTTCGGTTAATTACTAGAGTTTGATCCAAACTGAATTTATGGCTTTTGAAATTCGTTGAGTTCAGTTGCAGGAAGCTCCAAAGAATATATGAAAGGGAGAAAGAAAATATCTGAACTTTTAACGTGCAGGGTGTGATGATTCAGAAATAGCTGGAAGATCTAAAGGCGTCAACGATGCCTACCAAACTGGTACTACTAcacctaaaataaaaacaagagaaaaactGCAGCAAATGCCTCGCCTGCTGTTTGTTGTTTCTGTTGAACAAGTTTATTTGGTCATTTCACGCGGTTGCGTTCGTTAGACTTTTTTCCAAAAGCCGGAACAAGAGCATATTATATCCCATGACGTAAGCTAATGTTAACTGTCCGTTTCAGGTTTTGTGGCGTTGAGAGTTGAGAGTATTCTTCAACCATTATCTTAGTATTATCTCCCTGGAGATTAGAACAATTCATTTTTAGATTGgaaacatcaaatatatttaacattGTGATCTTTATTGGCAATTTCTTATAAATTATAGAGATAGAATAGAAGTCGTTAAAAAATGATCCATTTTACCAAGCTCAAAAACACTAGAAAGAACAActcttccattatctaaagagaaattttatagtTCTTGAGAAAGTACCTTGAATTACCTAAATTTTACGCTAAAACTTTAGTACCTGAAGTTATCAAatttttacactagaaaatatggtacatcttggtacctTCTTAAAGATAATAAAATTACCCTTATCTAAAAGACTAAAAGTACTATGTTGAACAACGTATAGCGCAAACATATTTGTCAATAAGAAAGGCAAATCCCTTAGATACTTTTGTGGAAACcttgtactccctctggttttaaatgtttgacgtcgttgatttttggacatacatAGTtacattcatcttattaaaaaaatgtaattatcatttatgttATTAttgaaagtattttaagcatgatttatatactTGCAcaatatttttgaataagacgaattgtcAAACATATGTTTAAAAGTAAACattgtcaaaattaaaaaccagAGGGAGCACATGTTTTCTCTGAATATAACATATCCATCTAACCCAGAAGTGATCAATGTAAGAAGGCAAAACATACATCTTACAGGGGGAAAAACATTTTGACTTGTGAAAAGAGTAAGCCACAGGTTTGGAACAAACCAGAGTCATGCCTTGTAAGTAAAGCCACAGGAACCGAAAGATGCAGCTAAGGACCATACTTTAGTTCCACTCAACACTAGACATTAAGTGGTAGGTAATGGAATTAAGTTATTAATCCAAGAAAATACGCTGTTTTTCTCCCACTTATCTTCAGTCTCAAGATAGGAGCATATAGCATCTGAAAGCGATCAAGCAGTGTCCTACTGTCAGTCTGTCATCCTGAATAATTCCTCTTGCAGGGTTCTCaaaaaggtgaagaaaaaaCTTTCAGACTGTTCTTGTTAATCATATTTTACTGGGACAGAAATGTCATTCCAACCAAATTAAAGGTACCAACTACCAAGTGATGTGAGTTCTCTGATGCAATGCAATCATGCATATAAATATGCTGCTCATAAACAATTCAACATGTCCCAGCAAGTCATTTAGTACATCTGCAAGGCTAACCAATTCTGAAAGACAGTCTGATAAGGAGATCCAATCTGCTGCTGGTTCTTCAGAGAAAGATGAGCTATCTGTTATCATTGTCCGGTCTCTGGCCATGATCTAATTACAGCTCACATAACGGGGATAAATTGCAGAGAAAAATTGCCAAgaaatgcatgcatggctgAAGTCAGCCAGATTGTTCAGAGTTCAGTTCAGTCCAACTTTCTGAATGTTAATTAGCCAGGCGCATCAaatgatcaatcaatcaactgAACTAGGCTAATTTTCACATAGCTCTCATCAAACTGTACACAACATCATGGTGTTCCATGCCTTCTCATTATTCGTTTGGTAGCAACATGAACTTCATTCAGCTCATCTGTCATCAGTGTCATTATGTTACCTGATACCGATTTCTCTGCTTGATGCTGCTTCAGCGACCCTTAATCCATACACTTCTCCTTGTTCTGATCCGTAAACTACTCTCGGTTTTCATTACTGCAATTGTGAGATGGAGATTTTAAACGGGGACAACATGATGATCCAAGAAGTAAGCAACAGGAGCAGAGGTATGATTGGTGTTGCGATATTCTAAGACAAGTAGACAATAACTAACCAGAAAGATGGTATGTAGCTATCTAGCTCGTTCACAGCAACAAAGGATCATTCATGGAAGGCAAGTAGACAGCAGCAATGATACAAGAAGGATTAGGACTTGGATAAGCTGGATCTTGAAGAGATTATGGTCCATTGTACTTGTGATATGTGAAGTTGAGGTAGATACCAGATATCCATCTCCGATAATAACATGATTAGCTCATGAGCATGGCATATAAAAacatttcaacacaaaaattctaaaatagggaaatcataatttgataattttttgtattttctaaaaaaaaccccAACATAATCATTGGTAGTTATTTAAACATTAAAATATATCTCAAGATTGGCTTATTTCtttttagggttaattggacacatgccattacaaattcacttatttagaaaaataacATTTCTATTCGTCAAATCAGTCGGATGCCACTCTACTCTTATAAAATTGGAACTGTACCACTCCGTCATGTGTTGACAGAAACTGTGACAGAATGACACAGttccaattttaaaatagtagaGCGacaaatagtaatggtatttttttggATGGGCaaatttgtaatggcatggatccaattaacactctttttatattagaaaaaaaattaaaaaatctgtaaaacaatctaaaaaaattatcagCTTTGTTTCTCTTGAGGCCCATTACTTGATGAGCCTTCCTGTGAAGTGGGCCTCCATCTTCGAAGTTCATCATGCAaccctgcaggctgcagcgaGATCTTTCTCAATTActactttcttcttcttctttttttctcttttttttttctctttttttttctcgccctAAACACAGCCGcttcgccgcccgcgcgcgcgtggagGTGGAGATTGCCTCGCGCGAAGTCATGGGGGAAGAGGTGGAGGAGCGTCGTGAAGCCatgggagaggaggtggaggtggagtcggAGGCGCCGACGACGTTCGCGGAGCTCGGGGTTTGCCCGGAGCTGGTGGAGGCGTGCGACGCCATGGGGTGGAAGGCGCCCACGAGGATCCAGGCGGAGGCCATCCCCTTCGCCCTCCAAGGTTTGCAGCGAATTGGGCAATGGAGATCGACGGTGAGTACTAGTTTGCTGGCTAAATCCTTACTGGTTGATTGATTGGATGTATAGGGAGGGACGTGATCGGCGTGGGGCAGACGGGGtcggggaagacggcggcgtTCGCGCTGCCGATCATCCAGGCGCTGCTCGAGCACGAGCACCGCCCGCGCTTCTTCGCCTGCGTGCTTGCGCTCACGAggtttgctaaatttttctatctctgcttctttttttttccctttcctgGGACGATTTGATTGCTCTGTTATTGTGAATGTGTGTGTGATTCTGGACTGCGGCTTTGGTGGTTCTTCAGGGAGCTGGCGATTCAGATTGCGAAGCAGTTTGAGGCGCTCGGATCAGCGATCAGCTTGCAATGTTCAGTGGTATATTGCCGTATCGTCTAATCACTACTAATTTTTTAGTTCCCGTAGCTAACCCAGCACTGTAAATTTATGGATGCTCTTGCTTCTCTGACTTACTAGTGTTCTTTTGACAACGTGTTTAAAtgttgtggaaaaaaaaacacttagcGCAGCAGCAGGTTGTCTTGCTCAGTAAAAGTTCAAAGAATTTCAGTTATTAGATGCATTATATGATGTTCCTTTGGTGATCAACAGACATGCTAGTGCTGATCAAAGAGAGTCTCTTACTCTCTTCAAAGAGAGTATCTATTACTTCTTGCTATAATCACTTTTCTATTGATGATTTTTCTTTCCTCAGCTGATTGGTGGAATTCCTCGGACAAGCCAAACCATATCCCTTGCAAAACGTCCACATGTTGTGGTGAGTATAGTTTAACAAATTTACCAATCACTTCAGGTTTGGTGGCGGTCTTCTAGGGCCTGCCTGCCTGAGCATCTTCGCAAGGGCTTCGACTCTTGGCAGCTCTGGAAGGAGTGGAACTCGAGGGTGTTCGATTACTCTCTCTCGTCGGTTTCAGTGGTTCTGTAGTCTATTTTGCTGGAAGGCTGTATGTAGTCAGCCACTAGCGCGGCGCTTTTTGGGGGCCTGTTGGGAGTGTAGTGGGGACTCCGCCACCACCCTCCTTCAATATAGGAGTAACGTTTCATTTTAGTTTtagtttgtttccttttttttcccctggtcCCCCAGCAATGGCCTTCTGGCTGGTTGCGATGTGTAAATGGAACTCtgctttcttctaatatattaacgtgcaatccttttacacgttcgcgaaaaaaaaacaatcactTGGTACTGGAACTTTAGCACAGTTATTATCCCTCTTAGTGAAAACTCGTAAATCTGATATCATGTAATATTTCTTCATCTCAACTAAGCTTGATTATGTTTCCTAGGTTGGAACTCCTGGGCGCCTTTTGGACCATTTGACCAATACAAAAGGTTTCAGTTTTAATAAATTGAAGTACTTGGTAAGTCAGTTTTAATAAATTGAAGTACTTGGTAAGTATTTTTCAGAATTTGGTCTTTTCTGTTGGATATTTATAGTTAGGAATATTTTGTTGAGACGGTGCAGTAGTATTCCTGGTATTAATATTTGTAATCGAGGATTTGGATGTGTCCAATCCTTGTACTATATATGTAACACATATGCCTGTTGGGCCATCGCAATATAACCCACTATTTTTTATCACCTTTATGCATATCTTTTGGTTTTGCTAGGTACTGGATGAAGCTGATGATTTACTTAAAGTGGACTTTCAGAAAGCCGTCGATGATATCCTTAATGTTATTCCTAAAGAACGGAGAACTTTCCTCTTTTCAGCCACGATGACTGAAAAGGTTGGCAGATAGGagctttatttatttatgttatTAGCAGGAGCTCTGCTTTTCTGTTAAGACCATATAAAAAAGTTATGGACGTTTGTGATGGAAATACTGATTTTATGCTTCCTCTGAATGTGAACCAAAAGATTAAACATTGCTGGTTGTGCATCATTTATCAGAATGACGTGGGTCACTGCTTGGAGTGATTATTAATCACACGTACTTAGACATTCCTGAGATAGTGAGAATACCATATTGGATTGCTTTTTTGCTCTTATAAGTTTTCTAGGACTACTTAAATGTCATTTCTATATAACCCTTTTAGCTACTACTGGTCGTGTGACAAATTTTTTTCGGTCCTGCAGGTGAAAAAACTGCGACGTGCTTGCCTAAAGAATCCTGTTAAGGTGGTTCCTTCTTTGTCTCAAGAGCATTTATTTGAAATAATATTAAAGGAAAGTGCTATCTTATTATTTATTAATGGGccttgagcttttttttttaatcaggtTGAAGTAGCCTCCAAATATTCCTTGGTGGACACACTTAGACAGGACTTATATGTTGTTCCTGCAAAGTACAAGGTCACTTGCACCTCTTATTTGATCTATACTGTGCCTACATGTTTGATGTTGCTATTACATGCTGCATACATGATTTTACAGTCCATGCAACTTTAATAAATAATGTCACAAATTATGTTTCATTGTTCAAATCATTTTATCTTTCATTGCTGTTTCACCTTTTCTGTTGTATGCAAATTTCAGGATTGTTATCTTATTCATGTTCTGAACAAGATGCCAGGGAGCATGATCATGGTCTTTGTCCGGACCTGCGAGTCAACAAGGCTCCTTGCTCTTATGCTCAGAAACCTTCGATTTAAAGCTATTTCTATCAGCGGCCAAATGAGTCAGGTTTACTCACTCAGATATTCAAAAGTGCTTGATTCTTTCATTTTAGTTGGTTTAGGAGGCAGAAATGATcccttaaatttatttttctaagtcATAACTTTGTGGCCAGGATAAGAGACTAGGTGCTTTAAACAGGTTTAGGACCAGAGATTGCAATATCCTTGTTTGCACGGATGTAGCAAGCCGTGGTCTCGATATTCAAGGAGTTGATGTGGTCATCAATTACGATTTCCCACTGAACTCTAAGGTTCCAACTTTATAATTTCAGTGTTCTTACCTGATCATTGCAAAACGCGAATATTTTTCCCATATGCTGCACCGAGATGATGCATTTAGGATTTCCTTTTTCATACTTGTTGTGGTTTAAATCCTAATGCTGCACCAAAATGCAGGATTACATTCATCGGGTGGGCAGGACTGCACGTGCAGGGCAATCAGGATATGCTGTGTCTTTGGTGAATCAATTTGAGGGCGAATTTTTCAAGCTAACCGAGCAGTTCCTTGGGGGtaacaaattttctttttgagtACTTTTACTGCATACTGCCAGTGCCAGCACGTAAATAAGGCCATTTCGAAACATACTTTCTGTATTTGGGCAGGTGAAGAAATCCCGGCTCGCAAGGTTGATGCAGATGAAATAATGATACTTCATGAGCGCAAATACGACTCAAAGAGAATCACACTGAAggtacatacttcctccgttttataatgtaagactttctagcattgctcatattatatatgaatatggacaatgctagaaagtcttatattatgagacggaggaagtactaattTTCTACCTCACCCCAAATTGTAGCTGCTACTTTGTTAGGCTTCTGATCACTTTTGGTGATATAAAATTCTGTACGGATGTTCACCGTTCAACAGTATCAGTTTCCTTGTTTTAATCGACAACTCTCATTTGTTTATATTATGTTTTTCTTCCCTGGATTGATATTAACTGGAGTATCATTTTTTGAATCTTTGATTCTGTTAGACAATGAACGAGAGTGGTTACCACAAGAGGATGCATAGAAGGATggaagatgatgaggaagaggtggaggaggctcCTGTTTCCAGTAGATCAAGGTCCttgaagaaatcaagaagacGATGACATATCTATATTCTTAGCTCTTTGGAAGTAATCTAGTCTTCTACTGACCGACCAGTTGAGATAATTTGAGAAATATCCATTGCAATCTATTTTAATTTGCCTCAAATCATGTcgtacaaaaaaaattaaaataacattcgGATATATACACAATTGCAATGTGTATAAATGCTCACAAACACACAAAGAAACCAAACAACAAATGCAGGCATGGAAGATGATTTATATCCAGTTCGTCCAAAGAAATTCTAGCCGGAGACGTCGTCACCACTCTGCCTGAGCGCCgtggcgacgtcgtcggcgacggcgaggcaggAGGAGAGCCAGCCTCTGAGCATCACCCACACCATCTCCAACACGAACACCTCCACCCTCCAAAGCACCATCAAATCACACCAAAAAGAGCTAGAAACGAACTAGGGAAGAACAGAAAATCGTTAGCTTATGATCATTTCCATCTGATACCAGCACAAGCTAGGAGAAGCTGATATACAGTGCTCCAAATTCTAAGCGagagtttttttaaattttttttttattttgcagcAAAATGAAACAGAAAAAATAACAGACTAAGCAAAATAAAGCAGAGAACTCAACAGGGTAGAGAGCCTTACGTTGGGGATAATTGGGAAGTGCCCTTGCTCTTGTTGCTTTAGTAGTGTAGAACTTTGGCCATTTTTATGGAGTACCTGGAAATTTGGATCTCACATAGCTCTAAGCAGAAGGGGGGATAAGGAATTGCAGGGGTTGAAGATAGTTGTAGCAAAGGTACAAAGTTATAAACCTATCAAACATCATACATCCCTTTCACCTTTCAATCAGTGAGCAAAAATATCTAGCCGAGTTCCGTGCTGTTTTAATGTGATTATAACGTTAACCATCAAGGAATTTGGCACTTCTGAATTCTTATCCTTTACGAGTTTTTGTATCTCTGGCATATGTTGAAGTCAAACGTAAAGCCCTCTAGTTTTCGTTTTTATCGCTGGTAGTATTGATGTGATTGCTTCGATTTCAGAATTAGATTAGATCAGATAATTCTACAACGAATTCTGAACTGGTCATAAGAACACGTGTATAAAAACATCACAGGGAATCTCGTCTGAATTTCAGCATACATGTCATTGTTGTGCCGAAATCCTCAACTACAccatgatactccctccatttcaagttataagacgttttgaccgctttaaatttgatcaagtttgtagaaaaaaatagtagtaacattttcaacccatgacaaatttattatgaaaatatattcaattattgatttgatgaaactaatttaatattataaatattactatatctTTCTATAATCTTAgacaaacttaaaatagtttggcTTTGACTAAAGTCAGAACGTCTTATAAAAAGTATTCATCTATAGTAAAAAATCATCACATTAttggatactccctccgtttcacaatgtaagactttctagcattgcccacatacatatagataatgaatctagacacatacatgtgtctagattcattaacatctaaataaatatggacaatgctaaaaattcttacattgtgaaacggagaaagtgtAAAATTTGTCTTTCCATGAAAGGCTCAAAATACTTCCACGTTACAATACAAAACTATCAGCATTGCCCAATGTGCTTCAGTACTTAATTTAGACCTGCTACACATATAGTAGTATTTCGGTCTTTGCTCGTGAATCCCCATGACCAAAACAGGCGCCTATTCTGCAGATGATAACTGcaaacatgaaataaacaaatcaGTGAGATCAAAACTAGAACTAAACAACAGGGCAGCAAGTATAGCAGGAAACATCTCCAGTAACAGAACTTCTATCCAGTTCGGTGGTCCCATGGGTTCTGTAAATACAGAGTGCAAT is a genomic window of Oryza glaberrima chromosome 7, OglaRS2, whole genome shotgun sequence containing:
- the LOC127779729 gene encoding DEAD-box ATP-dependent RNA helicase 10-like, which translates into the protein MGEEVEERREAMGEEVEVESEAPTTFAELGVCPELVEACDAMGWKAPTRIQAEAIPFALQGRDVIGVGQTGSGKTAAFALPIIQALLEHEHRPRFFACVLALTRELAIQIAKQFEALGSAISLQCSVLIGGIPRTSQTISLAKRPHVVVGTPGRLLDHLTNTKGFSFNKLKYLVLDEADDLLKVDFQKAVDDILNVIPKERRTFLFSATMTEKVKKLRRACLKNPVKVEVASKYSLVDTLRQDLYVVPAKYKDCYLIHVLNKMPGSMIMVFVRTCESTRLLALMLRNLRFKAISISGQMSQDKRLGALNRFRTRDCNILVCTDVASRGLDIQGVDVVINYDFPLNSKDYIHRVGRTARAGQSGYAVSLVNQFEGEFFKLTEQFLGGEEIPARKVDADEIMILHERKYDSKRITLKTMNESGYHKRMHRRMEDDEEEVEEAPVSSRSRSLKKSRRR